A genomic window from Tolypothrix sp. PCC 7910 includes:
- a CDS encoding nuclear transport factor 2 family protein, with amino-acid sequence MKKNKSQRLMSFPGMTTLIAVIATVVVLLGGAFEFASASQPNAQLDIEKLTVCYALGTDAIGRGDLQGGKNIYTDCFTPNATITAVFPSGVTQTYIGTNAWADFVNAVFQGNGYVATQHLIGTININVNGNNATMTSYLHATHKRSETSIDVANGTYEDEVILQNGRWKINRRTLKLITFLNLSSPPSPQRLMMPSS; translated from the coding sequence ATGAAAAAAAACAAATCTCAGAGATTGATGAGCTTTCCGGGGATGACAACCTTAATAGCAGTGATTGCTACTGTAGTTGTACTACTGGGGGGGGCATTTGAATTTGCTTCTGCGTCGCAACCTAATGCTCAATTAGATATTGAAAAATTGACGGTTTGCTACGCTTTGGGAACAGATGCAATTGGGAGAGGAGATCTGCAAGGAGGAAAGAATATTTATACTGACTGCTTTACACCGAATGCAACGATTACAGCGGTTTTCCCTAGTGGAGTCACCCAGACATATATCGGCACAAATGCTTGGGCAGATTTTGTCAATGCGGTATTCCAAGGGAATGGCTATGTAGCTACACAGCATTTGATAGGTACAATCAACATTAACGTTAATGGTAATAATGCAACGATGACTTCCTATCTCCATGCGACTCACAAACGTTCTGAAACTAGCATTGATGTTGCTAATGGTACTTATGAAGATGAAGTTATCCTGCAAAATGGGCGTTGGAAAATTAACCGTCGCACACTGAAACTAATCACCTTCTTGAACCTTTCTTCTCCTCCTAGTCCTCAGCGTTTAATGATGCCTTCAAGCTAG
- a CDS encoding ATP-binding sensor histidine kinase yields the protein MVSTQVSIPGYQVKEIIYDGSKTLVYRAIREQDSLRVVIKLLKNSYPSFSELVQFRNQYTIAKNLDFRGIIQTYSLETYQNGYILVMEDFGGISLKDYFTHQTLHIKPLQEFLPIAISLCDTLDFLYHHKIIHKDIKPANILINPETKQVKLIDFSIASLLPRETESLKNPQVLEGTLSYISPEQTGRMNRVIDYRTDFYSLGVTFYELLTGQLPFQSADLMELVHSHIAKMPAALGNREEIPPVLSDIVMKLMAKNAENRYQSALGLKHDLEKCLEQITETGEIHDFEIGKRDICDRFLIPEKLYGREQEVEQLLAAFARVSQGDSELMLVAGFSGIGKTVVVNEVHKPIVKQRGYFIKGKFDQFNRNIPFSAFVQAFRDLMGQLLAESDAQIQQWKIKIIQALGNDGQVIIDVIPELEKIIGQQPPATELSGTAAQNRFNLLFQKFLQLFTSKEHPLVIFLDDLQWADLASLKLIQLLIAETNQGYLLLIGAYRDNEVSNAHPLIMTLNGISNAGAIVNTITLQPLSRSTLNQLVVDTLKCTEDLAVPLSQLIYRKTQGNPFFATQFLKSLHEDGLIDFNWREGCWECDISQINQQTLTSDVVEFMVFQLRKLPESTQQVLKYAACIGNSFDLKTLAIVCQLSAVETAASLWKALQSDFILPQSAVYKFYQDAEEKTQLKISDRYIFKYKFLHDRIQQAAYSLIQEADRKKTHLQIGRCLLQATPTLLQSIPSTKQGEQIFDIVNQLNIGKVLIDDIQERNQLAQLNLIAGTKAKAATAYTAAVEYSLIGLELLCENSWEKQYQLTLELHELVAESAYLSGNFEQMQQLTEIILRNAKTLLDKVSIYEIQITACIMQSKQIEGIQIARSILQQLGIQFPEQPTSLDIQQGLQQVIDNLQGKSIAELVHLPIMTKPENIAAMKILMRVLPAAFQSDPVMVPLITFAMVQLSIKYGNTPVSAYGYSLYGLLLCGAFSDINAGCEFGKLALGILSKFNSSELKAKILTVVNAHIAHWQQHIKDTLSPALEGYSTGLETGDLEYAGYCAYIYPVHSFWLGKELETLEKDFSVYVDSLQKIKQQVAFYWSSIYYQTVLNLQGKAENLYKLVGKAYDEETMLATHQQANDLYTINHLFVNKLFISYLFNDYEKALNNAEMAEQSLGGVTGLVVVPLFYFYDSLVRLALYSRVSLSEQQAILEKVQTNQEKIEVWAGHAPMNYLHKFNLVNAEKYRVLERNYEAGDYYDRAISLAKSNGFTQEEALANELAAKFYLDWGKETVAAGYMQQAYYCYTRWGSSAKTDDLETRYPQLLKPILQQRRINPNPWETISTIVFRKTSSSAHSSTASSSNISEILDFTSVLKAAQTISSSIELDELLTSLTKIILENSGAKKSILILPQEDTWKIRAITSINSQGEIQTILELQLLDICLDVPIKIINYVKNTQLPIVIDNCQTDIPGLISEYILTHQPKSILCTPIINQGNLVGILYLENQLTSGVFTQERLQVINLLSSQAAISLENARLYQKVQQALEDLQQVQLQIVQSEKMSALGNLVAGVAHEMNNPLGFISASLKQAKPTIADISEHLKLYQATLPHPSEAIIDHATEIDLDYIQEDLPKMMDAMVMACDRLKNISTSLRTFSRADKDYKVPFNIHEGIDSTILILKHRLKANEQRPAIEVVTDYANLPQVECFPGQLNQVFMNILANAIDALEEANNGRSLAEIQAHPNQITIKTLLQGKQVKISIADNALGMSAEVKQQIFEHLFTTKAVGKGTGLGLAIARQIVVDKHAGLLECNSFLGKGTEFIIQIPIASLNES from the coding sequence ATGGTTAGCACTCAAGTTAGTATTCCCGGATATCAAGTAAAAGAAATCATTTATGATGGTTCCAAAACTTTGGTATATCGAGCAATCCGAGAACAAGATTCCTTAAGAGTAGTCATCAAACTGCTGAAAAATTCTTATCCCAGCTTTAGCGAACTGGTACAATTTCGTAATCAATATACTATTGCTAAAAATCTTGACTTCCGAGGAATCATCCAAACCTATAGCTTAGAAACTTATCAAAATGGTTATATATTGGTGATGGAAGACTTTGGGGGAATTTCCCTTAAGGATTATTTTACTCATCAGACTTTACATATAAAGCCTCTACAGGAATTTTTACCAATTGCTATATCTCTGTGCGATACCTTAGATTTTCTCTATCATCATAAAATTATTCATAAAGATATTAAACCTGCCAATATTTTAATTAATCCCGAAACAAAGCAAGTTAAATTAATAGATTTTAGTATTGCTTCCCTACTCCCAAGGGAAACCGAATCCCTAAAAAATCCTCAAGTTTTGGAAGGAACATTATCCTATATATCACCCGAACAAACGGGGAGAATGAATCGGGTAATTGACTATCGTACTGATTTTTATTCTTTAGGCGTAACCTTTTACGAATTATTAACTGGTCAATTACCATTTCAATCGGCAGATCTGATGGAGTTGGTACATAGTCACATTGCTAAAATGCCGGCAGCTTTAGGGAACAGAGAAGAGATTCCGCCAGTACTGTCAGATATTGTGATGAAACTGATGGCGAAAAATGCGGAAAACCGTTATCAAAGCGCATTAGGATTAAAGCATGATTTAGAAAAATGTTTAGAACAAATCACAGAAACTGGGGAGATTCATGATTTTGAAATTGGTAAGCGGGATATTTGCGATCGCTTTCTCATCCCGGAAAAATTATATGGTAGAGAACAGGAAGTTGAGCAACTATTAGCAGCATTTGCCAGGGTTTCTCAAGGTGACAGCGAACTCATGTTAGTTGCTGGGTTTTCTGGTATTGGTAAAACTGTCGTAGTTAACGAAGTTCATAAACCCATTGTTAAACAACGGGGATATTTTATTAAAGGCAAATTTGACCAGTTTAATCGAAATATTCCTTTTTCAGCATTTGTCCAAGCATTTCGGGATTTGATGGGGCAATTACTCGCTGAAAGTGATGCTCAAATCCAACAATGGAAAATTAAAATTATTCAGGCATTAGGGAATGATGGACAGGTGATTATTGATGTCATTCCCGAATTGGAAAAAATTATTGGTCAACAACCACCTGCAACAGAATTATCCGGTACTGCGGCTCAAAATAGATTTAATTTATTATTCCAGAAGTTTTTACAACTATTTACTAGCAAAGAACATCCATTGGTGATATTTTTGGATGATTTACAATGGGCTGATTTGGCTTCGTTGAAGTTAATTCAATTATTAATAGCAGAAACAAATCAAGGATATTTACTCTTAATTGGTGCATATCGAGATAATGAGGTATCAAACGCTCATCCGTTGATCATGACCTTAAATGGCATTAGCAACGCGGGAGCGATTGTGAATACAATCACCTTACAACCTCTGAGCCGCTCGACATTAAATCAACTCGTAGTTGATACATTAAAGTGTACAGAAGATTTGGCAGTTCCACTTTCACAATTAATTTATCGCAAAACACAAGGAAATCCTTTTTTTGCTACGCAATTTCTTAAATCATTACATGAAGATGGATTAATTGATTTTAATTGGCGAGAAGGATGCTGGGAATGCGATATCTCGCAAATAAATCAGCAAACCCTCACCTCTGATGTTGTTGAGTTTATGGTATTTCAATTACGAAAACTACCAGAATCGACTCAGCAAGTATTGAAATATGCTGCTTGTATTGGCAACTCTTTTGATTTAAAAACATTGGCGATTGTTTGCCAATTATCGGCAGTAGAAACTGCTGCATCTTTGTGGAAAGCTTTGCAGTCAGATTTTATTTTGCCTCAAAGTGCGGTTTACAAGTTTTATCAAGATGCTGAAGAAAAAACTCAACTGAAAATTAGCGATCGCTACATATTTAAATATAAATTTTTACATGACCGTATTCAGCAAGCAGCTTATTCTCTCATTCAGGAAGCAGACAGAAAAAAGACACATTTACAAATTGGGCGATGTCTACTGCAGGCTACGCCTACGCTTTTACAAAGCATTCCCTCAACCAAACAAGGAGAACAGATTTTTGATATTGTCAATCAGTTAAATATTGGTAAGGTATTAATTGACGATATCCAAGAACGAAATCAATTAGCGCAATTAAATCTCATTGCTGGAACAAAAGCCAAAGCTGCGACTGCTTATACGGCGGCTGTGGAATATTCGCTGATTGGGTTAGAATTACTCTGCGAAAATAGCTGGGAAAAACAATATCAATTAACATTAGAATTACATGAATTAGTTGCTGAATCTGCTTACTTAAGTGGGAATTTTGAGCAGATGCAACAGCTAACAGAAATTATTTTGCGAAATGCCAAAACATTACTAGATAAAGTTTCTATCTACGAAATTCAGATTACTGCTTGCATTATGCAAAGCAAACAAATAGAAGGAATCCAAATTGCCCGTTCAATTCTGCAACAATTAGGCATTCAATTTCCCGAACAACCAACATCCTTAGATATTCAACAAGGTTTACAGCAAGTTATTGACAATTTACAGGGTAAATCCATTGCGGAATTAGTTCATTTACCGATAATGACAAAACCCGAAAACATCGCAGCGATGAAAATTTTAATGCGAGTTCTACCTGCCGCTTTTCAAAGTGACCCGGTGATGGTTCCCTTAATCACTTTTGCAATGGTTCAGTTATCAATTAAATACGGTAATACACCAGTTTCTGCCTATGGTTATAGTTTGTATGGATTGCTGCTTTGTGGAGCCTTTAGTGATATTAACGCTGGCTGTGAATTTGGTAAATTAGCTTTGGGCATATTATCCAAATTTAATTCCTCAGAACTAAAAGCGAAGATATTGACCGTTGTTAATGCCCACATAGCCCATTGGCAACAGCATATTAAGGACACATTATCACCTGCGCTCGAAGGTTATTCTACAGGATTAGAAACAGGCGACCTCGAATATGCTGGTTATTGTGCTTATATTTATCCAGTTCATTCTTTTTGGTTAGGTAAGGAACTAGAAACTCTGGAAAAAGATTTTAGCGTTTATGTTGATTCTTTGCAAAAAATTAAGCAACAAGTAGCTTTTTATTGGAGTTCAATTTATTACCAAACTGTTTTAAACCTCCAGGGTAAGGCTGAGAATCTATATAAGTTAGTTGGCAAAGCTTATGATGAAGAGACTATGTTGGCTACTCATCAACAAGCTAATGATTTATATACAATTAATCACCTGTTTGTTAATAAACTATTCATTAGTTATTTATTCAATGATTATGAGAAAGCATTAAATAATGCAGAAATGGCAGAGCAGTCTCTAGGAGGAGTCACGGGACTGGTTGTTGTGCCTCTGTTTTATTTTTATGATTCTTTAGTAAGATTAGCATTGTATTCTAGAGTTTCACTTTCTGAGCAGCAAGCAATTCTAGAAAAAGTTCAAACTAATCAGGAAAAAATAGAAGTTTGGGCTGGTCACGCCCCGATGAATTATTTACATAAATTCAACCTGGTAAATGCAGAAAAATATCGAGTTTTAGAAAGAAATTATGAAGCTGGAGATTATTACGATCGCGCTATTTCTCTTGCCAAAAGCAACGGCTTTACTCAAGAAGAAGCCTTAGCCAACGAACTAGCGGCTAAATTCTACCTTGATTGGGGAAAAGAAACTGTCGCCGCAGGATATATGCAACAAGCCTACTATTGTTATACCCGTTGGGGCAGTTCAGCCAAAACCGATGACCTAGAAACACGCTATCCCCAACTACTAAAACCCATCCTGCAACAAAGACGAATTAACCCCAATCCCTGGGAAACAATTTCCACCATTGTCTTTCGTAAAACATCTTCGTCTGCTCATAGTTCCACGGCTAGTAGCAGCAATATTTCTGAAATTCTAGATTTTACCAGTGTACTAAAAGCGGCTCAAACTATTTCTAGCAGTATCGAATTAGATGAACTCCTCACCAGTCTCACCAAAATTATCTTAGAAAATTCCGGTGCAAAAAAATCCATCTTAATTCTTCCTCAAGAAGATACTTGGAAAATCCGAGCAATCACTTCTATTAATTCTCAAGGTGAAATCCAAACAATCCTAGAATTACAATTACTAGATATCTGCCTAGATGTACCCATAAAAATCATCAATTATGTCAAAAATACGCAATTACCTATTGTTATAGATAATTGTCAAACAGATATTCCTGGGCTAATTAGCGAATATATACTCACACATCAACCAAAAAGTATATTATGCACACCAATTATTAACCAAGGAAATTTAGTGGGTATTCTCTATCTAGAAAATCAACTTACAAGCGGGGTATTTACCCAAGAACGGTTGCAAGTAATTAATCTACTTTCCTCCCAAGCAGCTATCTCTTTAGAAAATGCTCGACTTTATCAAAAAGTCCAACAAGCATTAGAAGATTTACAACAAGTTCAATTACAAATTGTCCAAAGTGAAAAAATGTCAGCATTGGGAAATTTAGTAGCAGGTGTAGCCCATGAAATGAACAATCCTCTCGGGTTTATTTCTGCCAGTCTTAAACAAGCTAAACCTACAATTGCTGATATTAGCGAACACCTAAAATTGTATCAAGCAACTCTACCTCATCCAAGTGAAGCAATTATTGACCACGCCACAGAAATTGACCTAGATTATATCCAAGAAGACTTACCGAAGATGATGGATGCAATGGTCATGGCGTGCGATCGCTTGAAAAATATCAGTACCAGTCTTCGCACTTTTTCACGAGCAGATAAAGATTACAAAGTACCTTTTAATATCCATGAAGGTATCGATAGCACCATTTTAATTCTGAAACATCGTCTCAAAGCTAACGAACAACGTCCAGCTATTGAGGTGGTTACTGATTATGCTAATTTGCCACAGGTTGAATGCTTCCCTGGGCAATTAAATCAGGTATTTATGAATATTTTAGCAAATGCCATCGATGCTTTAGAAGAAGCAAATAATGGGCGGAGTTTGGCAGAAATTCAAGCACATCCCAACCAAATTACCATCAAAACTTTATTACAAGGGAAGCAAGTAAAGATTTCTATTGCTGATAATGCTCTCGGGATGAGTGCAGAAGTAAAACAGCAGATATTCGAGCATTTATTTACTACGAAAGCTGTAGGTAAAGGAACAGGATTAGGATTGGCGATCGCTCGGCAAATTGTAGTAGATAAACACGCTGGGTTACTGGAATGCAATTCCTTTCTAGGAAAAGGGACTGAGTTTATCATTCAAATACCTATAGCGAGCTTAAATGAGTCGTAA
- a CDS encoding EF-hand domain-containing protein, whose translation MATEQELQSLFNTLDIDQDGKISINELFLSPGLSAIISAETGVSSPQELLAMHGDKDGSISFEELKEVVKKASNLT comes from the coding sequence ATGGCAACTGAGCAAGAGCTTCAATCTCTTTTTAATACCTTGGATATTGATCAAGATGGCAAAATCTCCATTAATGAGCTTTTTTTAAGCCCTGGGTTAAGTGCAATCATCTCGGCTGAAACAGGTGTCAGTAGCCCCCAGGAATTGCTAGCTATGCATGGAGATAAAGACGGTAGTATCTCCTTTGAAGAGTTAAAGGAAGTAGTTAAGAAAGCAAGTAATTTAACCTAG
- a CDS encoding HEAT repeat domain-containing protein, which yields MVALSLKEISDQLESPNLRDRMVALANLRNVPAEDALPLIKKVLDDESLQLRSMAIFALGIKQTPESYPILVKILENDPDYGIRADAAGALGYLGDARAFEVLSRTFYEDTDWLVRFSVAVALGNIKDPRAHEVLVKALESDEVILHQAAIAALGEIKDIESVDLILRFAQSDDWLVRQRLAEALGNLPTPKSISALKYLEKDSNPNVAAAASYSLQRLETNEG from the coding sequence ATGGTTGCTCTCAGCTTAAAGGAAATTTCTGACCAGTTAGAAAGCCCCAACCTGCGCGATCGCATGGTAGCCTTGGCTAATCTCCGCAATGTTCCAGCAGAGGATGCCTTACCTTTAATTAAAAAGGTTTTGGATGATGAATCGCTGCAATTACGCTCAATGGCAATATTTGCTTTAGGAATTAAGCAAACCCCGGAATCTTACCCAATTTTGGTAAAAATTCTGGAAAATGACCCAGATTATGGTATCCGTGCTGATGCAGCAGGAGCTTTAGGCTATTTGGGTGATGCGAGAGCCTTTGAGGTGCTGTCACGGACATTTTATGAAGATACAGATTGGTTAGTACGCTTTAGCGTAGCAGTCGCCCTGGGTAATATTAAAGACCCCCGTGCCCATGAGGTCTTAGTTAAAGCCTTAGAAAGTGATGAGGTGATATTACATCAAGCTGCGATCGCGGCACTAGGAGAAATTAAAGACATTGAATCTGTCGATCTCATCTTACGCTTTGCTCAGTCAGATGATTGGTTAGTGCGGCAACGTCTAGCAGAAGCCTTAGGCAATCTTCCCACTCCCAAGAGTATCTCAGCCTTAAAATACCTAGAAAAAGATAGCAATCCCAACGTTGCTGCGGCTGCAAGCTATTCCCTACAACGACTGGAAACCAATGAAGGGTAA
- a CDS encoding phycobiliprotein lyase, translating into MNIEEFLELSAGKWFSHRTSHLVTTNQSEGSKSDIIFEFLAADHPEVIKLCEQHEVNFSKVSCGAKVTWNGTKEFKAEKYSGSSLLVLVADEDKSNEGKLLHKMSDGEKSLVTGRYKLGSDEALTLTTESETMWSEERLWFASPNLRMRVSVVKGKDGFSMASFSSEIRMGGAPANAKTSQAANSASK; encoded by the coding sequence ATGAATATAGAAGAGTTTTTGGAGTTGAGTGCTGGTAAATGGTTTTCTCATCGTACTAGTCACCTTGTGACTACCAATCAATCGGAAGGTAGTAAATCAGATATTATCTTTGAGTTTTTAGCAGCAGACCATCCAGAGGTAATCAAACTGTGCGAACAGCACGAAGTTAACTTTAGCAAAGTTTCTTGTGGTGCTAAAGTTACATGGAACGGCACAAAGGAATTTAAGGCAGAAAAATATAGTGGCTCTTCGCTGTTAGTTTTAGTAGCAGATGAAGATAAATCTAATGAAGGGAAGTTACTGCACAAAATGAGTGATGGGGAAAAATCCCTAGTTACTGGGCGTTATAAGCTAGGCAGTGATGAAGCCCTGACATTAACTACAGAGTCTGAAACTATGTGGTCTGAAGAACGCCTATGGTTTGCTAGCCCCAACTTACGAATGCGGGTCAGTGTTGTCAAAGGCAAAGACGGCTTTAGTATGGCTTCTTTCTCATCTGAAATTCGTATGGGTGGCGCGCCAGCAAATGCCAAAACATCACAGGCGGCTAATTCCGCATCAAAGTAG
- a CDS encoding GAF domain-containing protein yields the protein MNPERLARLRDLCRDEALFQNIQQIFTEEAQSLHDELNQANFLIERQKTLFRVISRLREPIDLETIFQATATEVRQLLLADRVGMFRFYPDSGWDDGEFVSEDVDPAFPSAMAQRIHDHCFGEQFAVQYQQGRVQAVADIYNCGLSDCHIRVLAQFNIKANLVVPLLQGKNLWGLLCIHQCRTSRTWHSTEIEFATQIAHHLAVALQHAELLADLQAEVEERQQAEQAVRNLNQGLQRAILELQVVNRELEAFSYSVSHDLRAPLRSIDGFSQALLEDYEGELDDAAQDYLRRIRSATQRMGQLIDDLLNLSRLMRSEMQLESVDLSLLAREICTEIQESQSGRQVEYIIQPGLIAQGDSRLLQMLLTNLLDNAWKFTSKHTQAKIEFGTITQASDIPIYFIRDDGAGFDMAYANKLFSPFQRLHRIDEFPGTGIGLAIVQRIVHRHGGRVWAEGIVEQGATFYFTLVAEEVNG from the coding sequence ATGAACCCAGAGAGATTGGCAAGACTGCGGGATTTATGCCGAGATGAAGCCCTATTTCAAAATATCCAGCAGATTTTCACAGAAGAAGCCCAATCCTTACATGATGAACTCAATCAAGCCAATTTTCTTATTGAGCGTCAAAAAACATTATTTCGTGTAATTAGCCGGCTGCGGGAACCAATCGACTTAGAAACGATTTTTCAAGCCACAGCTACAGAAGTGCGCCAACTTTTGCTAGCAGATAGAGTGGGGATGTTTCGTTTCTATCCCGATTCTGGCTGGGATGATGGGGAATTTGTTTCTGAGGATGTAGACCCAGCCTTTCCATCAGCTATGGCGCAAAGAATCCACGATCATTGCTTTGGTGAGCAGTTTGCAGTTCAGTATCAGCAGGGACGGGTACAAGCAGTTGCGGATATTTACAATTGTGGGCTGAGCGATTGCCATATTCGGGTGCTGGCGCAATTTAATATCAAAGCAAACTTGGTGGTACCTCTGTTACAAGGTAAAAACCTCTGGGGATTGTTGTGTATACATCAATGCCGTACTTCTCGAACATGGCACAGTACAGAAATTGAGTTCGCTACTCAAATTGCCCATCATCTGGCTGTCGCCCTACAGCACGCCGAACTTTTAGCGGATTTACAAGCAGAAGTTGAAGAACGCCAGCAAGCAGAACAAGCAGTTCGCAACCTCAACCAAGGATTGCAAAGAGCAATCCTTGAATTACAAGTAGTAAATAGGGAGTTAGAAGCTTTTAGCTACTCAGTCTCCCATGATCTGCGTGCCCCATTACGTAGTATTGATGGTTTCAGTCAGGCGCTTCTCGAAGACTATGAAGGCGAATTGGATGACGCAGCCCAGGACTACCTCCGGCGAATTCGGTCAGCTACTCAGCGCATGGGGCAATTAATTGATGATTTGCTGAACTTATCTCGGTTGATGCGTAGCGAGATGCAGTTAGAATCTGTGGATTTAAGTTTATTAGCTAGGGAAATCTGCACAGAAATACAAGAAAGTCAGTCAGGACGACAGGTTGAGTACATCATTCAACCAGGACTTATCGCTCAAGGAGATAGCCGACTCTTACAAATGTTATTGACAAATTTACTAGATAATGCGTGGAAATTCACCAGCAAGCACACCCAAGCCAAAATTGAGTTTGGTACTATAACTCAAGCAAGTGACATCCCCATTTACTTTATTCGAGATGATGGCGCTGGCTTTGATATGGCCTACGCCAACAAGTTATTTAGCCCCTTTCAACGGCTACACAGAATAGATGAATTCCCTGGTACAGGCATTGGGCTAGCCATAGTACAACGCATTGTGCATCGGCATGGTGGCAGGGTATGGGCAGAAGGAATTGTCGAACAAGGCGCTACTTTTTACTTTACATTAGTAGCAGAGGAGGTAAACGGATGA
- a CDS encoding response regulator has translation MSLSNKMILLVEDNPDDEALAIRALRRNHISNEIVVARDGVEALDYLFGTGVHAGRDISIKPTVILLDLKLPRIDGMEVLRRLREDKRTSLLPVVILTTSSEEQDLLKSYSLGCNSYIRKPVDFLQFTEAVRQLGMYWLLMNETPPV, from the coding sequence ATGAGCTTGAGCAATAAAATGATTCTGTTGGTGGAAGATAATCCTGATGACGAAGCTTTAGCTATCCGGGCACTTAGGCGCAATCACATTAGTAATGAGATAGTGGTAGCTCGTGATGGAGTAGAAGCGCTAGATTATCTATTTGGTACTGGAGTTCATGCTGGTAGAGATATCAGCATCAAACCTACTGTGATTTTGTTAGATCTCAAGCTACCTCGCATCGATGGTATGGAAGTATTGCGTCGCTTGCGAGAAGACAAACGCACTAGCTTATTACCTGTAGTAATTCTCACTACCTCCAGCGAAGAGCAAGATTTACTGAAAAGTTATAGTTTGGGTTGCAACAGTTATATCCGCAAACCTGTAGATTTTCTCCAGTTTACAGAAGCAGTCCGGCAACTTGGAATGTACTGGCTCCTAATGAACGAGACACCGCCTGTGTAG